A single genomic interval of Rhodobacter sp. 24-YEA-8 harbors:
- a CDS encoding AbrB/MazE/SpoVT family DNA-binding domain-containing protein, with protein sequence MPRPPATTTTLSTKGQIILPKAIRQRRDWEVGTRLIVEETAEGVLLKRAPAFAATKPEDVFALLPHRGDPKSVEEMDAAVLAEARRRHDRD encoded by the coding sequence ATGCCGCGGCCACCTGCCACGACCACCACTCTTTCGACCAAAGGCCAGATCATTCTGCCCAAGGCCATCCGGCAGCGGCGGGACTGGGAGGTCGGCACCCGGCTGATCGTCGAAGAGACGGCAGAGGGGGTACTTCTGAAACGCGCGCCGGCCTTTGCCGCAACAAAGCCCGAAGACGTTTTCGCCCTGCTGCCCCATCGCGGCGATCCGAAATCGGTTGAAGAGATGGACGCGGCCGTGCTGGCCGAAGCGCGGCGGCGTCATGATCGCGATTGA
- the repA gene encoding plasmid partitioning protein RepA, translating to MTAERVFAELQGDAATLHDSIRQHLERNFAPDARKYLRSFSSGEAADFLGLAPGHLRKLHAEDKIPDVAQDERGRRLYTAEDLGLIRLALARTTRDPSLYLRGRVGQEPLQILSCVSFKGGSAKTTSAAYLSQWFALHGYRVLVIDMDPQASLSSMTGLRPEIDFSHQGTIYDAIRYTDPLPMEEVIRKTYFHGLDIAAGGLILSEYETETPYALRQGSEPPFYLRLREAIRSVEANYDIVFIDCPPQLGFLTLSSLVASSSILIPVVPNFIDVASLAQFLTMAASLLDTIRDAGMTLDYDFLRYLVSRFEPSDGPQAQVAGLLRANFGKRVMTETFLKSTAISDAGLTHQTLFEVGRGSMNRNTYDRAMESVNAVARELEQDIHRAWGRN from the coding sequence ATGACAGCAGAGCGTGTATTCGCAGAGCTCCAGGGCGATGCAGCAACCTTGCACGATTCCATCCGCCAGCATCTGGAGCGCAATTTTGCGCCGGATGCACGGAAATATCTGCGCAGCTTTTCTTCGGGGGAAGCCGCCGATTTTCTTGGCCTCGCGCCCGGACATCTGCGCAAGCTGCATGCCGAAGACAAGATCCCCGATGTGGCACAGGACGAACGCGGCCGCAGGCTTTACACCGCCGAAGATCTCGGGCTGATCCGCCTGGCTCTGGCGCGCACCACCCGCGACCCCTCGCTTTACCTGCGCGGCCGGGTCGGGCAGGAGCCCTTGCAGATCCTGTCCTGCGTGTCCTTCAAGGGCGGGTCGGCCAAGACGACTTCGGCTGCCTATCTCAGCCAGTGGTTCGCACTGCATGGCTACCGGGTGCTGGTGATCGACATGGACCCCCAGGCCTCGCTGTCCTCGATGACCGGCCTGCGCCCCGAGATCGATTTCTCGCATCAGGGCACGATCTATGACGCGATCCGCTATACCGACCCACTGCCGATGGAAGAGGTCATTCGCAAAACCTATTTCCACGGGCTCGACATCGCGGCGGGCGGGCTGATCCTGTCGGAATATGAGACCGAGACCCCCTATGCGCTGCGCCAGGGTTCCGAGCCGCCGTTCTATCTGCGGCTGCGGGAGGCGATCCGGTCGGTCGAGGCGAATTACGACATCGTCTTCATTGACTGCCCGCCGCAGCTGGGCTTTCTGACGCTTTCATCGCTGGTGGCCTCGTCTTCGATCCTGATCCCGGTGGTGCCGAATTTCATCGATGTGGCCTCGCTCGCGCAGTTCCTGACCATGGCGGCATCGCTCCTGGACACGATCCGGGACGCGGGCATGACGCTGGATTACGATTTCCTGCGCTACCTGGTGTCGCGGTTCGAACCCTCGGACGGGCCGCAGGCCCAGGTCGCCGGGCTTTTGCGCGCGAATTTCGGGAAACGGGTGATGACCGAGACTTTCCTGAAATCCACCGCCATCTCTGATGCCGGGCTGACGCATCAGACCCTGTTCGAGGTCGGGCGCGGCAGCATGAACCGCAATACCTATGACCGCGCGATGGAATCCGTGAATGCGGTCGCGCGCGAGCTGGAGCAAGACATCCACAGAGCCTGGGGAAGGAACTGA